A region from the Streptosporangium sp. NBC_01756 genome encodes:
- a CDS encoding MFS transporter, with the protein MVTGSGTSDVDTLRPAPEARAAKAVATAGEPPRWKIWLAAWPVTGVFVLSNMPTPLYPLWKQRMGFSAGTMTVIFACYIVGLLAALMVAGRLSDRIGRKPVLLPGLLLAVAACVTFATATSVPELAVARLLTGIAIGITVSAGMAAVVDMGGASRVRQATLAASTAMVLGAGLGPLSAGLLSQALPGPTVTIFLVEIVLLLSAVAVVLWLPLSRPDADADGGWLRLPSVPPRNRVQVALGIAVFAPGITSTSFVLSLGPSLLADLLATDSRLVAGGMAFVMFAAATGVQFAARRLGVRSVLLGGGASTAVSMAALILAVHVQSATWLIVAAVLAGAAQGLGQFGGLSLIGVAVPPHRRAEANAALNVGGYVPAALLPVTAGYLGDAVGLTASSTIFGVVMIVMAAAGAAFVGTRGRERMNAAPQE; encoded by the coding sequence ATGGTGACCGGTTCCGGCACATCAGACGTTGACACACTCCGGCCAGCTCCGGAGGCGCGGGCGGCGAAGGCCGTCGCCACCGCTGGCGAACCGCCGCGCTGGAAGATCTGGCTGGCGGCATGGCCGGTGACCGGCGTCTTCGTACTGTCCAACATGCCGACTCCGCTGTATCCGCTGTGGAAACAGCGGATGGGCTTCTCCGCCGGGACGATGACGGTCATCTTCGCCTGCTACATCGTCGGACTGCTCGCCGCGTTGATGGTGGCCGGACGGCTGTCGGACCGCATCGGCCGCAAGCCCGTGCTGCTGCCGGGACTGCTGCTCGCGGTCGCGGCGTGCGTCACTTTCGCCACGGCGACCTCCGTACCCGAACTGGCCGTCGCGCGGCTGCTGACCGGTATCGCGATCGGCATAACGGTGTCGGCGGGCATGGCGGCCGTCGTCGACATGGGTGGAGCGTCGCGGGTCCGGCAGGCCACGCTGGCGGCGTCCACGGCGATGGTCCTCGGAGCCGGGCTGGGACCGCTGTCGGCGGGTCTGCTGTCGCAGGCACTGCCGGGGCCGACTGTCACGATCTTCCTGGTGGAGATCGTGCTGTTGCTCTCCGCCGTCGCGGTGGTGCTCTGGCTGCCCCTGTCGCGACCCGACGCGGATGCGGACGGAGGATGGCTGCGGCTGCCGTCGGTGCCGCCGCGAAACCGCGTGCAGGTGGCTCTGGGGATCGCGGTGTTCGCGCCGGGAATCACCTCGACCTCGTTCGTGCTGTCGCTGGGACCGTCGCTGCTGGCCGACCTCCTCGCCACGGACAGCCGGCTTGTCGCCGGAGGGATGGCGTTCGTGATGTTCGCGGCGGCGACGGGCGTGCAGTTCGCCGCGCGACGGCTGGGCGTGCGCTCCGTCCTGCTCGGCGGGGGCGCCTCCACCGCCGTGTCGATGGCCGCACTGATCCTCGCCGTGCACGTCCAGTCGGCGACTTGGCTGATCGTGGCCGCGGTCCTGGCCGGTGCCGCCCAGGGGCTTGGGCAGTTCGGTGGCCTGTCGCTGATCGGCGTGGCCGTGCCGCCACACCGCCGGGCCGAGGCCAACGCGGCTCTCAACGTCGGCGGCTACGTGCCGGCGGCGCTCCTTCCGGTCACCGCCGGGTATCTCGGCGACGCGGTCGGGCTGACGGCCAGCTCGACGATCTTCGGGGTAGTCATGATCGTCATGGCGGCCGCAGGCGCTGCCTTCGTCGGTACCCGAGGGCGGGAGCGGATGAACGCCGCACCCCAGGAATGA
- a CDS encoding ArsR/SmtB family transcription factor, with the protein MAASYRTTISGRDAAPPDLPEPLPEPARDELRLEVVMGALSDPLRMTIVRKLLLEAEDFDHTCGWFGLDRPKSSLTHHFRALREAGLTRQRQYGLERRSRLRTEDLNARFPGLLDLVAAWTPPQRADR; encoded by the coding sequence ATGGCAGCGAGCTATCGAACGACCATCTCCGGACGCGACGCCGCGCCCCCGGACCTGCCCGAGCCACTACCCGAGCCCGCGCGCGACGAGCTGCGCCTGGAAGTGGTCATGGGCGCGCTGAGCGACCCGCTGCGCATGACCATCGTGCGCAAGCTCCTCCTGGAGGCGGAAGACTTCGACCACACCTGCGGCTGGTTCGGACTGGACCGGCCGAAGTCCTCGCTCACCCATCACTTCCGCGCTCTCCGCGAGGCCGGGCTCACGCGCCAGCGCCAGTACGGCCTCGAACGGCGGAGCCGGCTCCGCACCGAAGACCTCAACGCCCGTTTCCCCGGCCTGCTGGACCTCGTCGCCGCCTGGACGCCCCCGCAACGCGCCGACCGCTAG